The following are encoded in a window of Sphingobium sp. AP49 genomic DNA:
- a CDS encoding PD40 domain-containing protein produces MAAVPASVLLSQVGIAKAAPGKKGVLLMNRIAPSQSALYTAGADGAGERKLLADAAYDYNVTLSPKGDRIIFTSERNGDGQSDLFIALPDGSGIRQLAQGSSMDDAGVLSPDGRTLAFVSTRNGYRANIWVMDVKSGAMKQLTGIGDVRGKADSPDCYFRPAWSPDGKWIAFSSDRDTSWRGHDDGRGWEHTQELSIYVIRADGTGFRQVASRKGWCLGSPAWSPDGKRIAFYELTTEATWGARRPEWIGRVESQIVSVDVATGARIEHTNSAGLKVAPHFLSNDEIGYLMKGGPEEGIAYTSGRPGFKRAGLRSPRWSADGKSVFYEVVAFRPVRPLLKPLYGWDADYEYRHMDVFPILSRQGMLAFTEKQLGNSSIVSMKPDGSDRRVVFDASNKGLNPEMVKKGLSGAFQPAWSPDGEWIAFGMGTWFAERSYAKATLMRVKADGSSYEALTDGRVHSGFPSYSADGKEIVFRVWGDDEKGLRVLNLDTGKIRVLTTELDNLPGWSPDGKRIVFTRKVNGTTFQICTIAPDGSDLQQLTHGLESDGHAVWSPDGRIMWSGSAHGFRDEAALYDNTFQQYGQIYVMNADGSDKKMLTDSKWEDSMPLFIDNKYL; encoded by the coding sequence ATGGCAGCCGTGCCTGCCAGCGTCCTGCTCAGCCAGGTCGGCATTGCGAAGGCCGCGCCGGGCAAGAAGGGCGTGCTGCTGATGAACCGCATCGCCCCGTCCCAGTCCGCGCTCTACACCGCCGGCGCCGATGGCGCGGGCGAGCGCAAGCTGCTGGCGGATGCGGCTTATGACTACAACGTCACCCTCTCGCCCAAGGGCGATCGCATCATCTTCACCTCCGAACGCAATGGCGACGGCCAGTCGGACCTGTTCATCGCCCTGCCGGACGGCAGCGGCATTCGCCAGCTGGCGCAGGGATCGTCGATGGACGATGCCGGCGTGCTGTCGCCCGATGGGCGCACGCTCGCCTTCGTGTCGACCCGCAACGGCTATCGCGCCAATATCTGGGTGATGGACGTCAAGTCCGGCGCGATGAAGCAACTGACCGGCATCGGCGATGTGCGCGGCAAGGCCGACAGCCCCGACTGCTATTTCCGTCCCGCCTGGTCGCCCGATGGCAAGTGGATCGCCTTTTCCAGCGATCGCGACACCAGCTGGCGCGGCCATGATGACGGGCGCGGCTGGGAACATACGCAGGAACTCAGCATCTATGTGATCCGCGCCGACGGCACCGGCTTCCGCCAGGTCGCCAGCCGCAAGGGCTGGTGCCTGGGCTCGCCGGCCTGGTCGCCGGATGGCAAGCGGATCGCCTTCTATGAACTCACCACCGAAGCGACGTGGGGCGCGCGCCGTCCCGAATGGATCGGCCGGGTGGAATCGCAGATCGTCTCGGTCGACGTCGCCACCGGCGCACGCATCGAACATACCAACAGCGCGGGGCTGAAGGTTGCGCCGCATTTCCTGTCCAATGACGAGATCGGCTATCTGATGAAGGGCGGGCCGGAAGAGGGGATCGCCTATACATCGGGCCGTCCCGGCTTCAAGCGCGCGGGCCTGCGCTCACCGCGCTGGTCGGCCGACGGCAAGTCGGTCTTTTACGAAGTCGTCGCCTTCCGCCCGGTCCGGCCGCTGCTCAAGCCGCTCTATGGCTGGGACGCGGACTATGAATATCGCCATATGGACGTGTTCCCGATCCTCTCGCGCCAGGGGATGCTGGCCTTCACCGAAAAGCAGCTCGGCAACAGCTCGATCGTCTCGATGAAGCCGGACGGCAGCGACCGCCGCGTCGTCTTCGATGCGTCGAACAAGGGGCTGAACCCGGAAATGGTGAAGAAGGGGCTGTCGGGCGCCTTCCAGCCGGCCTGGTCGCCCGATGGCGAATGGATCGCCTTCGGCATGGGCACCTGGTTCGCCGAACGCTCCTATGCCAAGGCAACCCTGATGCGGGTCAAGGCCGATGGCAGCAGCTATGAAGCGCTGACCGATGGCCGCGTCCATTCCGGCTTCCCCAGCTACTCGGCGGACGGCAAGGAAATCGTCTTTCGCGTCTGGGGCGACGATGAAAAGGGGTTGCGCGTCCTCAATCTCGACACCGGCAAGATTCGCGTGCTCACGACCGAGCTGGACAATCTTCCCGGCTGGTCGCCCGACGGCAAGCGCATCGTCTTCACGCGGAAAGTGAATGGCACCACCTTCCAGATCTGCACCATCGCACCCGACGGGTCGGACCTGCAGCAACTGACCCACGGGCTGGAAAGCGACGGCCATGCGGTCTGGTCGCCGGACGGCCGGATCATGTGGAGCGGGTCGGCGCACGGCTTCCGCGACGAGGCCGCGCTCTACGACAATACGTTTCAGCAATATGGCCAGATCTACGTGATGAACGCCGATGGCAGCGACAAGAAGATGCTGACCGACAGCAAGTGGGAGGATTCCATGCCGCTGTTCATCGACAACAAATATCTCTGA
- a CDS encoding TonB-dependent receptor, which produces MRKSGTTAGARRLALLASTGIFILTCGSAIAQDSAPQGTATDGAISDIIVTAQKRSENAQNVPIAITALDNSQLSAAGVSSTADLKSTVPALNVTTATGGIGLPRIRGIGATGQGPGIENPVAVYVDGVYYGASFGILQSMFDTEQVAVLKGPQGTLFGRNATGGLIQITTMGPSYDLTGKAEIGYDNYDTIHAAGYVSSGITDKIAFSLAGQYENRQSGYGKNLYTGNDVQAGRNWGVRGKLLWEPTEDTKVTLAADANGRNASEPAFRNFDLNALGQNVTQQIIDLGGDPDHDIYSDVDPHMQTRAWGSSLTVEQDFGGASLKSITAYRKSTFDYYFDPDGTTLKRIVIDNSQFDKQFTQELNLVSEAGGPFKWVLGGFYMHGKAGNDPARTTGLFTFGGNGYSDNINYQTLDSFAGFAEGTYSFGASTNLTAGLRYTSDKRELNAYTVSYNGNTKVTTTSPTVEESATFNKLTWRLSLDHRFSPELLAYASYNRGFRSGAYIPQATPIVLLQPDVVDAYEIGIKSDLFDRKVRLNIAGYYYDEQNIQVQQVISGVNSAYNADGAHIYGIDADFTWRVTQNFRLFGGVNYTHARYTGFTNAILSQPFPLPADFTLVKNPATNPTFNQIIAPGQTTPQACQGTLSPLNTTLGGNCLYIGDASGNKLQNTPTFTASVGGSLDIPTGFGKFTLAGNFYHNSGFVGTPDERVKQKAYDTVDASLTWWTKDDHLFIRLWGKNLTDADYHTQIGGTNSGDNGTNAAPRTYGLTAGFDF; this is translated from the coding sequence ATGCGCAAGAGCGGCACAACCGCCGGAGCCCGTCGTCTGGCTCTGCTGGCAAGCACCGGAATTTTCATCCTGACCTGCGGGTCGGCCATCGCGCAGGACAGCGCGCCACAAGGCACCGCCACCGACGGCGCGATCAGCGACATCATCGTCACCGCCCAGAAGCGATCGGAAAATGCGCAGAATGTGCCGATCGCCATCACCGCGCTCGACAATAGCCAGTTGAGCGCGGCCGGTGTCTCCAGCACCGCCGATCTCAAGTCGACCGTCCCCGCCTTGAACGTCACCACCGCGACCGGCGGCATCGGCCTGCCGCGCATCCGCGGCATCGGCGCCACCGGCCAGGGACCGGGCATCGAGAACCCGGTCGCCGTCTATGTCGACGGAGTCTATTATGGCGCGTCCTTCGGCATCCTCCAGTCGATGTTCGATACCGAGCAGGTGGCGGTGCTGAAGGGGCCGCAGGGCACGCTGTTCGGCCGCAATGCGACCGGCGGCCTGATCCAGATCACCACCATGGGGCCGAGCTACGACCTGACCGGCAAGGCGGAGATCGGTTACGACAATTACGACACGATCCACGCGGCGGGCTATGTCTCGTCGGGCATCACCGACAAGATCGCCTTCAGCCTGGCCGGCCAATATGAGAATCGCCAGAGCGGCTATGGCAAGAATCTCTACACCGGCAATGATGTGCAGGCCGGCAGGAATTGGGGCGTGCGCGGCAAGCTCTTGTGGGAACCGACCGAGGACACGAAGGTGACGCTTGCGGCCGACGCCAATGGCCGCAATGCCAGCGAGCCAGCCTTCCGCAATTTCGACCTCAATGCGCTGGGCCAGAATGTGACGCAGCAGATCATCGATCTGGGCGGCGACCCCGACCATGACATCTATTCCGATGTCGATCCGCACATGCAGACCCGCGCCTGGGGATCCAGCCTGACGGTCGAGCAGGATTTCGGCGGCGCTTCGCTGAAAAGCATCACCGCCTACCGCAAGTCGACCTTCGACTATTATTTCGATCCCGATGGCACGACATTGAAGCGCATCGTCATCGACAACAGCCAGTTCGACAAGCAGTTCACCCAGGAGTTGAACCTGGTGTCGGAAGCGGGCGGCCCGTTCAAATGGGTGCTGGGCGGCTTCTACATGCATGGCAAGGCGGGCAATGATCCGGCCCGCACCACCGGCCTCTTCACCTTTGGCGGCAACGGCTATAGCGACAATATCAATTACCAGACGCTCGACAGCTTCGCCGGCTTTGCCGAGGGCACCTACAGCTTCGGCGCCAGCACCAACTTGACCGCCGGCCTGCGCTACACCAGCGACAAGCGCGAGCTCAACGCCTATACCGTGTCCTATAACGGCAATACGAAAGTGACGACGACCTCACCCACGGTGGAGGAAAGCGCAACCTTCAACAAGCTGACCTGGCGCCTGTCACTCGACCATCGCTTCTCGCCCGAGCTGCTGGCCTATGCCAGCTATAATCGCGGCTTCCGCAGCGGCGCCTATATTCCGCAGGCGACGCCGATCGTGCTGCTGCAGCCCGATGTCGTCGACGCCTATGAAATCGGCATCAAGTCCGACCTGTTCGACCGCAAGGTGCGGCTGAACATCGCCGGCTATTATTATGACGAACAGAATATCCAGGTTCAGCAGGTCATTTCCGGCGTCAACAGCGCCTATAATGCCGATGGCGCCCATATCTATGGCATCGATGCCGACTTCACCTGGCGCGTGACCCAGAATTTCCGCCTGTTCGGCGGCGTCAACTATACCCATGCGCGCTATACCGGCTTCACCAATGCGATCCTGAGCCAGCCCTTCCCGCTGCCTGCGGACTTCACGCTGGTCAAGAATCCGGCGACCAATCCGACCTTCAACCAGATCATTGCGCCGGGACAGACGACGCCGCAGGCCTGTCAGGGAACGCTGAGCCCGCTCAACACGACCTTGGGCGGCAATTGCCTCTATATCGGCGATGCGTCGGGCAACAAGTTGCAGAACACCCCGACCTTCACCGCCAGTGTCGGCGGGTCGCTCGATATTCCGACCGGTTTCGGCAAGTTCACGCTGGCGGGCAATTTCTACCATAATAGCGGCTTCGTCGGCACGCCGGACGAGCGGGTGAAGCAGAAGGCCTATGACACGGTCGACGCTTCGCTGACCTGGTGGACGAAGGACGATCATCTGTTCATCCGCCTGTGGGGCAAGAACCTGACCGACGCCGATTATCA